AACTTGATAATTTACCCCGAAACTCATACGATCGAGCGCAGAGAAAAGATGGATAGCGGTGTAGAGTTGTACACGTAAGATAACTATATAATCCATGAGGAGAGACAGAAGGGTCAAATGACCAAATGCTTACATACTGCCTAGGTGACTCTCCAACAACTCAATGTTCATGTCCGAGTGCAGATTGCGGGCTACGCCGATGAGTACAACATAAGCATGTATTGACGAAACCATATCTGCCCTATAGACAACCACAAATACAACGGCAGAATGAGTCCAAAACACATGTAGTAAGCTCTACTGCACAAAATACAGGCGGAAAGATACTTCttagaagaagaaaacaGGGTATATCATTCCAAGGTATCATCCACACTGATCAATCATCACCACCCTCCTCGTGCCCAAGACACTCAAGTCCAAGAAGCCCCCTAAGTCCTGTCCGCCTCAGCTTGCTTCTGCAAATCAACCTCCACCCCCCTCTGCCTCGCCTTGCCCTCATCATGCTGCTTCTCCGCCTCCGCCTTCTGCGCCGCATTTCCCGTCAGACCCGCAACAGCACCCCCAATCGTACCTCCCACACGATCCGCAACACCTTTGCCTAGATCATTCACCTGGCCTGCAGCCTCCTGGCCCTTACCCTCCTTGTTCTGCTGGATACCTTCTTGCTTGAGGCCCTCTGCGCCGACGAAACCGCCGACGGCTTCTTTGGCAGCACCGACGTTTTGGTTCCAGGAGCCCGCGCTGCGGTCTGGGTCGTCTTTTGCGACACCGCCTGAGGGGGTCACGGAGAAGGGACCGGCTTTGGCAGCGGAGTGGGAGAGGTCATGTTCGGCGGCGGCGGTTTCCTTGCGGTTTTCGCCTTGGGCCTGGAGAGTGTTAGGGGAGGCTCTGTGTCTTCTGCTCATGTGGGGAAATGGGAGAGAAACGTACCTTGTCGGCGGTGCTGCCGGTGATGGAACCAAGTGCGCTTTGTACGGCGCCCTTGGCCTGGTCTAGGTAGGACTGAGGAGTGGAAGTTGGGTCGTTGGACATGGTTGCGGTTTGGCAAAGTGTTGTCTTTAAAGTGTAGGAGTATGCGAATGTAGGCTTTGTAGATGTGTAAGTGTAGTAGGCGATTTCAAAGTGATACTGATATATGCAGCTGTAGCGGCGCTTTATATTTATATCCCCTGTTGTTCATTGAAGAGTACGTATTGCACAGACCTGCATCTGGAATATGACGTCACAGCACCCCGCGACGCGACGCAACCCACCATGTTTGCCCTGCAGCAAGGCAGCCGCACGAAGATCTGACGCGGTGGCGTCAGGCATGTGAGAAGTTACCGTGGCACCGTGATGAAGAAAGGAAAAGTCTGGATTTGTTCCATGGGGCTCGCGGCCGCATGTGAAACTTCCAGCAGGGTCTTCAAGGTATGCGGGTGGGTTGCATGCAGATCAACGGGCATTTGCGACAGCACATGTACAATGATGCAATGTCTCCATGAAATTTTCTATAATCTTTTAGGAGAAAGATGTCGATGCCTTGAATCGATCCGTATCACCGAGCCTAAAGGGCTAGTGGTATTCTTCACAGCTCAGCTGCAGTAGGGGTATGTTCGCCAATTCCCAAGGTCTCAAAACGCCAGAGTAGAATGCATTCTTCAAACACCATGTCATACAAATCACCAGTGACAGATACCTCCCTCGCTATCGTCGACACTCCAGGTACCGGCAAGCCCGACAATCTCAACTCCGCCGTTGAAACCAGCTGAGACTTTGCCGGGTCTTGCGACTCCATCGTCGACGCCTAGGAATGCGCCAAACTCTGCAGGTCCGTTGTTGAGCAGGCGCTTCGCCCAGGCATCGATGGCAGGCTCACCAGTCTCATCGCGAGCCTGCTTGAGAAAAGGAATTAAAGCCGTGCCACCTGTACCACGAAGCTTCTTGCTACCAGAGCGAGCCATTGTATTGGCAAGGTTGACGCGCTGAGTGGAGGCTTGCTTGGACGACAATGAACTTGAATTGGATCGTGTCTCTCGCGACTTGATGATGATGTAGCGCGAGACAAGCTGAATGTGCTTGTCGCGAAGAGTACGCAGCATGGCTAGGCATGCATCGTAGGCCGTAGTCAGAGCGCGGTTGTTCCGGTTTGACGTAACGTACTCCCGGATATTGGCGATGCTCTCCATGTGTTCGAGGAATCTACGGTGAGGTCCCGGCATGTAATTGCGCATGTCCTGGATAAATCCGTGAGACGGCCCAGACAGTGCCGGATTCTCCACATCTGTTCGCTTCTCACCGGTAGGTCGATGCTCAACTCCCAGGACGACGTCAAAGAATTGGATGATGGAGCTCTGTGCGTTACTGCCACCACTGAACTGCACGTAGGGCTGTTGGCCAGTGCCGTCGTCAAACATGACTCCGTTTGGAAGACCAGCGTCGGCCATGTTCTTACTTCCAGCAAGAAAAGGGCGGATACGGTGATAGAACACGTGTGGATCGCAGCTCTCGTACATGCGCTCTAGGAGGGTGCCTATCTCATCTAATCGCTCCGCGAATGATCGCAGGCACTGCACGACCATGTTGCTATCGTTTCGACGAGCAGCCGCAATCGCTTCGATCATCATCGGAATGACTGGTCCGGCTCGTGCCTCAATTGCTACAGACACCAAATAGAACCATGACTCGTCCATGGAACCAGTAAATGTCATCTGTGTCGCAAGGTTGCCCAGAGTGTCCGTAGGCTCCCCCTGGAAAAGGGGTCGCCAGTTCCACAAGCATACCGCAGCAAACGTAGCGACAGGCGGGAGCTCGAGATGCTTGCATGTCTCGAGAAATGGAATTGAGATGGACGGTGGGACAATCTGCATGGAGTGGTTAGCTATGCATCGCTTTGGGACATGTGGGTACTCTAGGCTTACATCGGCGGGCCTGTCACCTCCCCAAATGTATGCGTGTGCAATGAAGCCCAGGATCGAGTAAGCTCGTCGCCATTCGGCTTCTGTGAGGAGAAGGTCGGTGTCCAGCACAGGCAGTGTGTCAACCATCCGGCGCAGTCGCTTGGCAAGTATCAAGTTTTGGAAATTGCTAACAATAGTTTCCCATGGCTGGTAGTATCGGTCTGGCAGGATATCGAGAGGTACTTCGTCAGGCAGGAAGCCATTCTTGGCCGACACATCGTAGTCGCTCAGTTGGGGGAGAGTAGGAAGCATTGTGGTGGTGGAGTGGCGAAGAAATTGGGGGTATATTTCAAGGTGAGAGACAGAGAGAATGCGCCTATAGGAAAATAAATGGCCCGAGATGTCCAAGTAGCCGGTAAATGGTCAGGTTGGTGGTACGCTAGGGAAGTGTCGCGTGAGAAGTCGGAGTCGGAGGTTGGGCGCACGTTGACAAAGGACAAGACTAGAGGAAGTTGCCACCGAGCTGTTACCCCAGATGGAATCAAAGTTTGGCAGGAACCAGACTTGAGAATGGTTGGGAGAGACGACTAGTTATGTATGTGGTTGCGTGTGGGCGAAAGGAAATCTAGCCTAGTCGGTGGTGGTTTCGGGTGTGGGACCTAGACTGTGGTTCTGAGGTGTCAACCTAGGAAAAGAGTAATCCTTGCGgagatgctggaagcagcctAAGAGGCAGTTGACTCAGCTAGTCGCAACTGGAACACGAAAAGTAGCAAGACAGTCAACGAGTGGCGTGAGAACAAGCACGAGTCTATATAGTCCTGTCGGCCGCGCTTGCGAGCCGTGGAGGTGGTGGGAAGGAAGGAGGCCGAAACGCGCAGTGCTCAGTGAGTGCGTATGTGAAATCTTTGCTCCGAAGTCTCCGCTCCACCGAGTTCGTGGGCGTTACCATGGGTCACATTAGCAATCAATTCACTCATGGGATCGATGATTCTACTATGGCGGAGGTAGCGCGCCTGGCCGACGGGCTACTAGGCGCTAACCCCCTTCCCACGCTAGAAGCAGAGAGCCCTGCAGAACGGCTCGAAGCCGAAATCGGTGTTTCGCCGTTGGCCAAGCAAGGATACGGTTAAACCCGCAAATGAGGACAGCGACACAAAATGGACTTCTTCTGACGACCTCTTCTCGCCTCGTTTGATGAAGTCACGACAAAAGTGCCGAATTCGACGACGAAGATGCGTTCTGCAATCCTGCCCCGCATGGCTCACCCTATGCGCCTCCCTAGCTGCGCTACTGCAGTGGCAGGAAGCTAGACTGCCGATCAGGGACCGCATGTTCACCGGAGAAAACTATGTGGCCACATCCAAAATAGGTCATATGGTGTTTTAATGCCATGCTGGGTGCGATTGCAGTGTGTTGAGGCAATAGTAGGTACATACATGTCACCTAGCTGCGGCGTAGGCTGCATACCGTGTGGGCAATCCGCATCCACGTAGGCATGCAGATAGCGCACATG
The sequence above is a segment of the Pyrenophora tritici-repentis strain M4 chromosome 3, whole genome shotgun sequence genome. Coding sequences within it:
- a CDS encoding CsbD multi-domain protein produces the protein MSNDPTSTPQSYLDQAKGAVQSALGSITGSTADKAQGENRKETAAAEHDLSHSAAKAGPFSVTPSGGVAKDDPDRSAGSWNQNVGAAKEAVGGFVGAEGLKQEGIQQNKEGKGQEAAGQVNDLGKGVADRVGGTIGGAVAGLTGNAAQKAEAEKQHDEGKARQRGVEVDLQKQAEADRT
- a CDS encoding indoleamine 2,3-dioxygenase family protein → MLPTLPQLSDYDVSAKNGFLPDEVPLDILPDRYYQPWETIVSNFQNLILAKRLRRMVDTLPVLDTDLLLTEAEWRRAYSILGFIAHAYIWGGDRPADIVPPSISIPFLETCKHLELPPVATFAAVCLWNWRPLFQGEPTDTLGNLATQMTFTGSMDESWFYLVSVAIEARAGPVIPMMIEAIAAARRNDSNMVVQCLRSFAERLDEIGTLLERMYESCDPHVFYHRIRPFLAGSKNMADAGLPNGVMFDDGTGQQPYVQFSGGSNAQSSIIQFFDVVLGVEHRPTGEKRTDVENPALSGPSHGFIQDMRNYMPGPHRRFLEHMESIANIREYVTSNRNNRALTTAYDACLAMLRTLRDKHIQLVSRYIIIKSRETRSNSSSLSSKQASTQRVNLANTMARSGSKKLRGTGGTALIPFLKQARDETGEPAIDAWAKRLLNNGPAEFGAFLGVDDGVARPGKVSAGFNGGVEIVGLAGTWSVDDSEGGICHW